In one Mucilaginibacter ginsenosidivorax genomic region, the following are encoded:
- a CDS encoding YceI family protein → MSTQTATKWVIDPMHSEVQFKVKHLVISTVSGFFKSFAGELITDNDDFENAEIDFTLDIDSIDTNQSQRDEHLKSAEFFDAATYPKISFKSTSFTKTGDDEYALKGDLTIKDVTKPVSLDVEFGGSAADFYGNTKAGFEISGKINRKEFGLTWDGVTEAGSIVVGEDIKLLINVQFAKQA, encoded by the coding sequence ATGTCAACACAAACAGCAACAAAATGGGTTATCGACCCAATGCATTCCGAAGTACAATTTAAAGTAAAACACTTAGTTATATCAACTGTAAGCGGCTTTTTCAAAAGCTTTGCAGGTGAGTTAATCACAGATAATGATGATTTTGAAAATGCGGAGATAGACTTCACATTGGATATCGACAGCATCGACACCAACCAAAGTCAACGCGACGAGCACCTGAAATCGGCTGAGTTTTTTGATGCAGCAACCTATCCAAAAATCAGCTTCAAATCAACCTCATTCACCAAAACCGGCGATGATGAATATGCTTTAAAAGGCGATTTAACCATCAAAGACGTAACCAAACCGGTGTCGTTAGATGTAGAATTTGGCGGCTCGGCTGCCGATTTTTATGGCAACACCAAAGCAGGTTTCGAAATCAGCGGTAAAATTAACCGTAAAGAATTTGGCCTTACCTGGGATGGCGTTACCGAAGCCGGCTCAATTGTGGTAGGCGAAGACATCAAACTGTTAATTAACGTTCAGTTTGCCAAACAAGCTTAA
- a CDS encoding PepSY domain-containing protein produces MASSAVKSNFYKWHRVLGLAALIPVIFWTLSGLSHPFMSNWFRPSIAKEVFKPLPQSKMKPVLTIQQVMDRNHIIALRNFNLISFKKGTFYQVLGVDSVYNYYSATDGVLLPHGDTDYAEHLARYFVQDSTSAIQISLQHSFDSEYQTINHLLPVWKVSFDRPDGMDVYVETGQSRMGTFNNNTRKAFLSLFEEFHTWQFLARWGGDTFRNVVLLIIMAIMLFALISGLTVYGLMWKKFKTMAQSRKTKGMEDKRFLHRFHRQIGLIVSFVMFTFVISGAFHLAVKLHNSGLVKADYGQVIKRGQLLVSNLALPVADSLINKIGLTSFSGNVFYQVTDKQKQLSYFNAGNGKEQLNADEDYARFLSTYYHTDEFKTFSGRVTVHQVKQFDNEYGFINKRLPVERVSYPNGENWYIETTTAKLATKVTGIDRAEGLSFIFLHKYFGMTWAGKNIRDIVSMLAAVGVLVVSLFGFASFINNK; encoded by the coding sequence ATGGCATCATCAGCAGTAAAAAGCAACTTTTATAAATGGCACCGGGTGCTGGGTTTAGCGGCCCTTATCCCGGTCATCTTCTGGACGTTGAGCGGGTTATCGCACCCCTTTATGTCAAATTGGTTCAGGCCGTCTATCGCAAAGGAAGTATTTAAACCTTTGCCGCAAAGTAAAATGAAACCTGTGCTTACCATTCAGCAGGTGATGGACCGCAACCATATTATTGCTTTGCGAAATTTTAACCTCATCAGCTTTAAAAAAGGTACCTTTTACCAGGTACTCGGGGTAGATAGTGTTTACAATTACTATTCAGCAACCGACGGTGTATTATTACCCCATGGTGATACCGACTATGCCGAACACCTGGCCCGCTATTTTGTTCAGGACAGCACATCGGCCATACAAATTAGCCTTCAGCATAGTTTTGATAGCGAGTACCAGACCATTAACCATTTGCTGCCTGTGTGGAAAGTATCTTTCGACCGGCCCGATGGTATGGATGTTTATGTCGAGACCGGCCAAAGCCGTATGGGGACTTTCAATAACAATACCCGCAAGGCTTTTTTGTCGTTGTTTGAGGAGTTTCATACCTGGCAGTTTTTGGCCCGTTGGGGTGGTGATACTTTCCGTAACGTGGTATTGCTCATTATCATGGCTATTATGCTGTTTGCACTTATCAGCGGGTTAACGGTTTATGGCTTAATGTGGAAAAAGTTTAAAACCATGGCCCAAAGCCGGAAAACTAAAGGCATGGAGGATAAGCGTTTCCTGCACCGTTTTCATAGACAAATAGGGCTGATCGTGTCGTTTGTAATGTTCACCTTCGTCATCAGTGGTGCGTTTCACCTGGCCGTGAAGCTGCACAACAGTGGGCTGGTTAAGGCAGATTACGGGCAGGTAATTAAACGAGGCCAGCTGCTGGTATCCAATCTGGCACTGCCGGTTGCAGATAGTCTCATCAATAAAATTGGCCTCACCAGCTTTAGCGGCAATGTATTTTACCAGGTGACAGACAAGCAAAAGCAGCTAAGCTATTTCAATGCAGGCAACGGTAAGGAACAGCTTAATGCCGATGAAGACTATGCCAGGTTCCTGAGTACTTATTATCATACCGATGAGTTCAAAACCTTTAGCGGCCGGGTTACGGTACACCAGGTGAAGCAATTTGACAACGAATACGGCTTTATCAACAAGCGCCTGCCGGTTGAGCGTGTTAGCTATCCTAACGGAGAAAACTGGTATATCGAAACCACCACGGCTAAACTGGCCACTAAAGTAACCGGTATTGATAGGGCCGAAGGCTTATCATTTATCTTCCTGCATAAATATTTCGGGATGACCTGGGCCGGGAAAAATATCAGGGATATCGTAAGTATGCTTGCTGCTGTGGGTGTGCTGGTAGTATCTTTGTTTGGCTTTGCCTCATTTATAAATAACAAGTAA
- a CDS encoding heavy metal-binding domain-containing protein encodes MKKIIIILAVATFGLGSITSCSSPAEKTVVRKKSKYMCTMHPDLAFDKPGTCTKCGMELVERDTTAGK; translated from the coding sequence ATGAAAAAAATCATTATCATATTGGCTGTAGCCACATTTGGTTTGGGCAGCATTACCTCATGCAGCAGCCCGGCCGAAAAGACGGTAGTAAGAAAGAAAAGCAAGTATATGTGCACCATGCACCCCGATTTAGCTTTTGATAAACCCGGCACCTGCACCAAATGTGGTATGGAATTGGTGGAGCGGGATACCACAGCGGGGAAGTAA